The Apium graveolens cultivar Ventura chromosome 11, ASM990537v1, whole genome shotgun sequence genome has a window encoding:
- the LOC141695849 gene encoding uncharacterized protein LOC141695849, with the protein MGNNITSTHKSPPATGKVILSDGTVFEYEPPLTVAELMLEYPQQVVVDYKATTTGKRPSPLPADEKLDTHKVYIMLPVKKGRPVSLSTSESKQLLFRANNVLKSSKYFSSRSGFLPFFVKICPAPGNWVAENKNGIVVKRKEELEGNELPEKEDYFGKMLEDRPELLSRQVSCKGWKPSLDTIVEKGINPKIRHWLY; encoded by the coding sequence ATGGGAAACAATATTACCTCCACTCACAAATCACCACCGGCCACCGGAAAGGTAATCCTTTCTGATGGCACGGTCTTCGAATACGAACCACCACTTACAGTTGCCGAGCTAATGTTAGAATACCCGCAACAAGTTGTCGTGGACTACAAGGCAACTACTACCGGAAAACGCCCGTCACCTTTACCTGCTGACGAGAAGCTAGACACACACAAGGTTTACATAATGTTACCGGTGAAAAAAGGTAGGCCTGTTTCTTTAAGTACGTCAGAGTCTAAGCAACTGCTTTTTAGGGCAAATAATGTGCTGAAGTCTTCGAAATATTTCTCGTCAAGATCCGGGTTTTTGCCGTTTTTCGTGAAGATTTGTCCGGCGCCGGGGAATTGGGTAGCCGAGAATAAGAATGGGATTGTTGTAAAGAGGAAGGAAGAATTAGAGGGAAATGAGTTGCCGGAAAAAGAAGATTATTTTGGTAAGATGTTGGAAGATAGGCCGGAGTTGTTGAGCAGGCAAGTTTCATGCAAGGGGTGGAAACCTAGTTTGGATACTATTGTGGAAAAAGGGATTAACCCTAAAATTCGTCACTGGTTGTACTAA